In one Musa acuminata AAA Group cultivar baxijiao chromosome BXJ2-5, Cavendish_Baxijiao_AAA, whole genome shotgun sequence genomic region, the following are encoded:
- the LOC135611568 gene encoding uncharacterized protein LOC135611568, producing the protein MCVDYSSLNRACSRDCYPLPRIDQLVDATAGHARLSLYDAFSGYNQIRMAPEDQEHTAFITDLGVYFYKAMSFGLKNVGATYQRAVNKMFDAQIGQNVEVYVDDMIVKSRMVADHLTDLAETFSTLRRYGLRLNPAKCVFGVNSGRFLGFIVHERGIDVNPEKVQAVINMQAPRTIKDFHVLNGPEERYPPIEKLALALVLAYRKLRPYFQAHPIEVIIDQSLQQVLSKFDVAGRLLKWSVELGEFDIHYVPRTAIKAQSMADFVTELVEDGNGSSEQTEEAWDLHVDGSATSINAGARLVLSAPDGRSFECSFRFGFRATKNEAEYEALLAGLKLALEMQVDAIHVFTDSQLVAEQLNGGYEAREPTMAKYLAEVKSLASNFSHFTISKVPRSQNERADELAKMASGPDHENHIKVKELPSRAISVSAITPTEARAMWVQEMLLFKRNGILRNDEAVARRIRRT; encoded by the exons atgtgcgttgactattcGAGTCTCAATCGTGCATGCTCGAGagactgctatcccctcccaAGGATCGATCAGCTGGTCGACGCAACTGCCGGGCATGCCCGTCTGTCGTTATATGATGCCTTCTCCGGttacaaccagatcagaatggcgcccGAGGACCAAGAGCACACGGCTTTCATCACCGATCTAGGGGTATATTTCTACAAAGCCATGTCGTTTGGGCTTAAAAACGTAGGCGCCACCTATCAGAGGGCTGTGAACAAAATGTTCGACGCACAAATCGGGCAAAACGTCGAAGTCTATGTCGACGATATGATCGTGAAAAGTCGCATGGTGGCAGACCACCTGACCGACTTGGCCGAGACATTCTCCACACTCCGGAGGTATGGCCTGCGACTAAACCCGGCGAAGTGTGTTTTCGGCGTCAATTCGGGAAGGTTCCTCGGATTTattgtgcatgaaagaggaattgacgtgaATCCGGAAAAGGTTCAAGCGGTCATCAACATGCAGGCCCCTCGAACAATCAAGGACTT CCATGTCCTGAACGGGCCCGAGGAGCGGTATCCGCcaatcgagaagcttgctttggcGCTCGTGCTTGCATATCGGAAactacgcccctacttccaagctcacCCGATTGAGGTAATCATTGATCAGTCGCTCCAGCAAGTTCTGTCTAagtttgatgttgcaggacggctcctcaagtggtcggtagAACTCGGAGAATTCGACATACATTATGTACCGAGAACTGCTATCAAAGCCCAGTCCATGGCCGACTTCGTCACGGAACTAGTTGAAGACGGGAATGGAAGCTCCGAGCAAACAGAGGAGGCGTGGGACCTGCACGTGGATGGCTCGGCTACCTCCATCAACGCGGGCGCAAGGTTGGTACTCTCGGCACCCGACGGACGCTCGTTCGAATgctccttccgcttcgggttccgGGCAACCAAAAATGAAGCCGAGTACGAGGCACTCCTGGCAGGACTCAAACTGGCCCTTGAAATGCAGGTGGACGCCATCCACGTCTTCACTGACTCGCAGCTCGTCGCCGAGCAACTCAATGGTGGATACGAAGCCAGGGAACCGACCATGGCAAAGTACTTAGCGGAGGTAAAAAGCCTAGCCTCCAACTTCTCCCACTTCACGATATCTAAGGTGCCGAGGAGCCAAAATGAACGAGCCGATGAGTTGGCAAAGATGGCCTCAGGACCAGACCACGAAAACCACATCAAGGTTAAAGAGCTCCCATCCCGCGCCATCTCGGTTTCAGCTATAACTCCTACCGAGGCGCGCGCCATGTGGGTACAAGAGATGTTGCTCTTCAAACGCAACGGGATTCTTCGCAACGACGAGGCCGTAGCGCGGCGCATTCGCCGAACGTAA